A genomic segment from Curtobacterium sp. MCSS17_007 encodes:
- a CDS encoding cobalamin-independent methionine synthase II family protein, translating to MPLQNSTDRILTTHTGSLPRTPELTALLVARDQGKPYDAQALREETAAVLARTVDAQLDAGIDVVNDGEVPRVGFSTYIRERLSGFGGSGHRKPTLDSVKFPEYAAFQARQIDEGAEFARVWDTPVAQGLLEYDQERAGIREDLDGFERELARNAAAGRAPAGTFLSAATPGIVATTLLLDEQNPHYRDHREYVFALAEQLRVEYEEIVARGHVLQLDAPDLAMERVIHFGDAPLEVFLDAVDLHVDALNHALRNIPKEQTRLHVCYGNWQGPHQDDVPVDVLLPHLYRAEVGSFSIPFGNPRHAHEFPAFRDLPLPEDAVLVPGVIDVTTNYLEHPQLVANRIVEAAEAVGDPTRVIAGTDCGLATFASYEFVASDVAWAKLRALVEGAEIASRRLFG from the coding sequence GTGCCCCTGCAGAACTCGACCGACCGCATCCTCACCACGCACACCGGGTCCCTCCCCCGCACGCCCGAGCTGACCGCGCTGCTGGTCGCTCGCGACCAGGGCAAGCCGTACGACGCGCAGGCGCTCCGCGAGGAGACCGCTGCCGTGCTCGCCCGCACGGTCGATGCGCAGCTCGATGCCGGGATCGACGTCGTCAACGACGGCGAGGTCCCCCGTGTCGGGTTCTCCACCTACATCCGCGAGCGCCTCTCCGGCTTCGGCGGGTCGGGGCACCGCAAGCCGACGCTCGACAGCGTGAAGTTCCCGGAGTACGCGGCGTTCCAGGCCCGGCAGATCGACGAGGGCGCCGAGTTCGCCCGGGTCTGGGACACCCCCGTCGCCCAGGGCCTGCTCGAGTACGACCAGGAGCGCGCCGGCATCCGCGAGGACCTGGACGGGTTCGAGCGCGAACTCGCCCGGAACGCCGCCGCCGGGCGCGCGCCTGCCGGCACCTTCCTCTCCGCGGCGACGCCGGGCATCGTCGCGACGACGCTGCTCCTCGACGAGCAGAACCCGCACTACCGCGATCACCGCGAGTACGTCTTCGCGCTGGCTGAGCAGCTCCGGGTCGAGTACGAGGAGATCGTCGCCCGCGGGCACGTGCTCCAGCTCGACGCCCCCGACCTCGCGATGGAGCGCGTGATCCACTTCGGGGACGCACCGCTCGAGGTGTTCCTCGACGCGGTCGACCTGCACGTCGATGCCCTCAACCACGCGCTGCGCAACATCCCGAAGGAGCAGACCCGGCTGCACGTCTGCTACGGCAACTGGCAGGGGCCGCACCAGGACGACGTCCCGGTCGACGTGCTGCTCCCCCACCTCTACCGCGCCGAGGTCGGCTCCTTCAGCATCCCGTTCGGCAATCCGCGGCACGCGCACGAGTTCCCGGCGTTCCGTGACCTGCCGCTGCCCGAGGACGCAGTGCTCGTGCCGGGTGTGATCGACGTGACGACGAACTACCTGGAGCACCCGCAGCTCGTCGCGAACCGCATCGTCGAGGCAGCCGAGGCGGTCGGCGACCCCACGCGCGTGATCGCGGGGACCGACTGCGGGCTGGCGACCTTCGCGAGCTACGAGTTCGTCGCGTCGGACGTCGCGTGGGCG